CATCCAGAGGGCATTCAGTGAGAGCTGGCAATCAATTGATATTGAGATGCACAACTATGATGgtgagtatgttttttttttttttttttaatataaatttaacttttATTGTACGTcatgactggatcccacagtgCATGTTAGTGTATGCTCTGTGCTCTGAGGCAAACTgagtaaaaagaaaactaaaaaataaacaaataaaaagagtCTAAAGGTATGTCAGTTTTGAATTCCGGATGATTCCTTGTGAGATAAACCTTACAGTcgttcatttttaaatttgtgtcgTTGGTCTTTGGGCAGACGTCGCTTTATGCAAATGATGGAGTTGAAGGTTAACTTCTCAAACAGTGTGAGCTTGAGCTTTTTGTCTAAAAAAGAAACTAACAGGAAAACACAGGTTGAACATAAAAGGCTGAATCAAAAGAACTGCCAACATAAATATTACTGTTTTTTAAGGAAAGTGTTTCAGTCATTTCTTAGACATGAGATTTTATGATTTAATTGTATGACCTTGTTTTGCTGTTCAAGCAGCTGCTTTTGGTCTAGAACTGTGGATTTTGACCTGACAGGATAATGATCATACAATATAGTTGAAGGTTAACTTCTCAAACAGTGTGAGCTTGTGCTTTCTGTCTAAAAAAGAAACTAACAGGCAAACACAGGTTGAATATAAAAGGCTAAATCAAAAGAACTGCCAACATAAATATTACTGTTTCTTAGACATGAGATTTTATGATTTAATTGTATGACCTTGCTTTCCTGTTCAAGCAGCTGCTTTTGGTCTAGAACTCAATGAGAGGTTAAATATAGCTTCTAAAACATTCTTTCAAAACGaagcttttccatttgcatactttacatttgtatttttcacaATCCAAGCACAAATTATGCAGGATTCTTTTCCCTGGTGCAACTTTTTGACCGATTGAATGTATGAACCCAACTAATTTCTGCTCTTGCGAATTTTCTGACAAATTGATCTCGAAAAGACACAGTGATAACGTGGTTGTTGTCTCCCCTCAGGTTTAACCCCACTTCAAGCAGCAGTTTTGTCTCACAACAACATCGTTAAGGAGGTGAGGTGTCTGGAAAATCCCTGCTCGTTCATCATGACAGAGCTCATACACAGGAAACAACTGTATATGGAGTGCATTAGGACTCTGATGCTCATGGGAGCCCGCTGTGGGACAAAGGTAACTATGACAACTGCTATATGGATTTTACTAAGAACATGCAACTCTGGTTTCGACTGCACGTTGGCTGTGGGGTGGCACTCAGAGACATGGAGGCTGCAGCGGTCACCTGGTGCTCATCCCGTCTTTCTCCGTTTTGTTCCCGCAGGATCTGAAAAGTGGGCGGACTTCGCTTCACATGGCTTCTGAGGAGGCAAACATAGAGCTGCTCCATTTTTTCCTTGACCAGCCACTTGCACTGGCTCTCGTGAATGTCGAGGTTAGTCATTTTGCTGGTTTCAAATATGTTTCTGAGTAATATTCTAACATTACTCCAGTGCTTTTCCCGGACAGACAATCAacctgatgaaaagaaaaatgacagaaagataaacttaaaataacttatttcatgatgaaaatgcaaaaagaacaACTGGTCAAAAGCTGCTGTATGACTAAGTAAAAACAGTTGCTGAAAAGTGATGTTGAAAGAACTAAGCATGAGTTGTGTGACATGATGTCGGTGTGTTTTTCAGACATTCAATGGAAACACGGCGCTGCACATCGTCAGCTCTCTGCAAAATCATGAAGCTCAAGTGGACgcagtgaagctgctgctgaggaGAGGAGCCAACCCCAGTGCCAAAAACATCGAGAATGAACAGCCTGCCCACCTGGTGCCTGAAGGACCCACTGGGGAAAAGGTACAACATGTCAAAGAACATAACCCTAACTAACCAGATTTTGATTGATGGACATGCAAATATAAAAAACCTTATCCCTATGAATCCAAACTTCCACTTTTAAATACGACACTATTCAGTATCACAGATAGAAACATTTACTATTTGAGTTTAATCTCCTATGTTGACTTGCTTAAGTAAAACCTATTTTTCCACAATGGACTGTTaggagaaaacatgaaaaacaaccttttttttcaccaaatcaACCTAAGGAACGAGGGCAGTGACTGCTAGCCAATCAAGGGCAGTGTAGGGCAGGTGTGCAGGCCCAGAAAGTCAATAGTCTCTCAGCCATTCActcaccctgcgttccaatactcatactaccatactatttagtagggaaaaaaaagaattagcatgcatatttcatactaaactacatactttgtaagggcagctgcagtacatactaaaagtaaaaagtataagtatgcgatttggaacacagggtcagtcattttcaaaactaaGAAAGTGATGTATGATCAGCTCCACCAATCACAGTGCCTCTCACATGTACAGCGGGTTAATCAGAGCTTGGATTGCCGTCAGCTGACTAAATTAGACATTCCTCCCATTTCAGCAGTTAAAAACCAATGATGTACTCACAAGGCTTTGCTTGCAAGAGGTGTGCTTACACCTGctgcaggttagggttagggatttgACCCAGATTGTGGTTGATGGATAGAATTATACATCTGCTACCTCAGGAAGGGTTTCGGAAATGTTTGTGAAATCACTTGAGGGGGGTTTTCAGtcatgaaatgtgttttgtggagaaaaaaaccTTGACATTCTGCATAACCGGGATGTGTTGTGTGTTCCTCACAGGTGCTGCAGATCCTGAGGGGGAAAGATGTTCGTGTTTAACTCAAAACTCAAAACCactgtcagtcagacagtccaCATCTATGAAGACATAATTTGCCGACAGGAGGcagatgtttgttgtttcaATGAAACATGTCCAGTTGTTCATTACAATGTAgtgttgaaaatgaaagtgaagatttcatttaattttttttctcatttcatgtgTTGTGATTTTGCATTTACTGTGTATTTTCGGCTCTGAGCTGACTCAGTTTTAAACTGGCAGATAATGAGCAGAGATGGGTTAGGTATTTGGAAGAGTTTAGAGACTTAGACAGTTTTAATGATGATTAAATCATATGAGCAATTTGATTTTGTTAGTTTGTGTTAGGAGctttaaaaatgttatgtatTATCTTATGTTTGGTTGTTAACATAATATagatgattgattgatagatGATTGTAAAATCAGTTTACTATTTTAATAATATGTGGAAAGTTATGTCTCTATAATCAAACCTGGTTTCTCAAAATCTTGATAGTGTAGAAGAATTAAATGAAAGGCATGTTAACATATTTCATGCTTAGATTACATGGAAAATACATtataatgtgcaaataaatgttaaatatttcaaagtttAAGGTGCATTTAAGCATTTAAGGTGTGATTTtcaactaataaaataaaaataattaaacactgaaacctttgaatttgaaatattCTCTCATTTTTCTGGAATAATAGTTTATAGAAATTTCAGACATACAGAATAGATTGGAATGATGGTGATGTTTAATTTTTGGGATCTCTGGTTTCTGGACATGGTCAGATTATCCCACAAGGAGTCCTAGTTGCATTTGAAAAACCGGGGCATAAAAACAGCTTCAACTGTAGTCTCAAATCTTTCTGTTACCTTGGATCACTCTGACAACAAGCTACAGAGCTCGGGTCTCATCTGTGCTGTCACACCAAACAtaagtaaattattttgaatgggTGGGTTATGGCACCTcgatacactgcaaaacaatctccaataaaaaaaaatgtattgaattGTGGGGCTCATGGGAGGGAGGTATTGAAGCGGAAGCTGTCATGGATCAGCACTGCTTTTCTGAGAAAATTACTTCTCTGTTATGTTAAACACAAACCAGCAGTAATCGAATATCACCCCTAAAAACTTTCTACATTTTCTTCGACCTCAGAGAATTAGACATATCGAGAGGGCTTCTGTAACACCAGTTTGCTTCTCTACATCTCGATTTAGTGGCAACTCTTTACACAAGTATTCCtggtgtgtgtgacatgaggTCAAACAATCAGCTTAGAGGCTGTGGTGCAAATACAACTCATGGTGTCATAGGTGACAGATAATCCAGAGCGCCAACTGCTCACCAAACTGAGATAATCTGCTGAGGCACAACTGCCCCCTTAGATTCAGTTTTAGATTTAGGATGAGGTAAACTAAGGGTTATTactaataaaatttaaaaatagcaGTGAGGAATGGATACCTGGCAGTGGATCTCTGACATTTCTGTAATAATGGTTAATATTTATGACTGTGTCACAATCCAATTGTTGTCATTTAGTTTGGATTTGTTTGCAAAATATGAACACTTTTTTTCATAGTTTGCCTCCATTTATCCTTCATCTGCGTGCTGTGcatattattattgctgttttaaCTATTGTTGTTTTGACTATTCTCATGggctttgtttgcttgtttgttttttcagtttactTCTTGTGTTAGTCGCACATGTGCGAAAtaaagcattcattcattcattcattcatctgcgTGTTCCCAATCGAATTATGGCTTGTTTTCACTGTGGAATATAGGACAGGGTAATTATGGATACATGCATAGCAGTTAGGATCAGAGGGGAAACTCTTGCCTGTGGATTTCTGAAACCTCTACATATTATAACTTACTGTTGGCATGCCAACTCCCGACATATTTTTCTATCTGCTGTCATGGTGTGAAGAAGTAAAATGCTAACCTTTTAATGCTGAGTGACATAAAGTCCTGTAACAACACTGGCCAATTAGCTGTACTGTGCAAGTATACGGATGGcttgtttgaatttattattcATGAGAAGGACAGAGGCATTCATGTACAGAATGATGGTGGCAGTCACAAAAGTCCAGAGAATGACCTGCAATGGACATTTGAACACTAAGATCATCACGGTCAAGCCTTATAAATATAGAAAAAGCAGATTTCAGCACAACAATGCTTTCGGGGGACATCTCTTTGTGGCCTTGGCTGACTGAACCAGTCAGGTATTGATTGTGTCTTCCTCTTCTCCGGCAGCAACAGTTCAGAAACTCATTTCACCGCTGAGCTTTAAAGACACTCTTAGTCCGCACAGGCCAACAAACTCACACAGATGATCTTGGTATTAGGAACGCTTTGTTGGGAAcctcatttcttcttcttctcctgtgtGGTGGTGAACCACTGGTCCAGCAGCTTCTTGCTGTAGTAGATCTGCCAGGCGTGCACCTGCACGGCAATGACGATCACCAGGTACATGACGGACACGGCCGAGAAACCGAAGATGAAGCGGTAGGCCTTGCCGTGCCGGTAGAGCTGCTGCGCCACGGGGAACATCTCCATGGCCCCGTAGATGAGCGGAGCCACGCAGAAGAGGCCGGCGCTGATCATGGAGATGACGAGGTAACTGATGTTGTTGCGTGGCAAGGCCATGAAGCTAAAGATGGAGGGAATTATACTGAGAAGGTAGGGGTACTCCCACTGGTATGGGGAGGCCACCACCTTATGGGACACCAGGCTGAGTTGACTCACCGTCACCTGAGAGAAGACAGATAACACAGACTATCACTACAAAACCTGCTGTTATTACTGGTAAAGCAAAAAACTAGTGTCTGCTGGATTTCCTCTTTGCACTATTCCTGCTGGTGTCTGCGCTTCATCACAGCGGAAAATGTCAGGGTTTGTTCTCCAAACATCAGAGGAAGCCATCTGCTGACGTTCATGTCTGCACAGTGTAAACAACTTGAAAATTGCCCAAACTAGACAGTGAATCAAATTAAACACAATGCATTTGTATAAGATTCGgttttatagtttttttgttattaaagtGTGTCCAtttagagaaagaaaaaaagaaagagtttgCCATTACCTGAGCAGCCATCAGCACCCAAATCAGCACATGGACAATATTAAGTTTACGGATTTCAGACTTCAAGGCAACACTATGAAAAAGGACACATTGAGGTGTTCAGTCAGTGGGAGTAAGTTAGATATAAATTGCAATACATGTCATTACATTTCTTTGCTTTATAAATAATGTTTACGGTATCCTATGCATTCTATTCAGTG
The DNA window shown above is from Myripristis murdjan chromosome 2, fMyrMur1.1, whole genome shotgun sequence and carries:
- the LOC115374924 gene encoding NF-kappa-B inhibitor zeta-like; protein product: MECIRTLMLMGARCGTKDLKSGRTSLHMASEEANIELLHFFLDQPLALALVNVETFNGNTALHIVSSLQNHEAQVDAVKLLLRRGANPSAKNIENEQPAHLVPEGPTGEKVLQILRGKDVRV
- the jagn1b gene encoding protein jagunal homolog 1-B yields the protein MASRAGPRAAGTDGSDFEHRERVAKHYQMSVALKSEIRKLNIVHVLIWVLMAAQVTVSQLSLVSHKVVASPYQWEYPYLLSIIPSIFSFMALPRNNISYLVISMISAGLFCVAPLIYGAMEMFPVAQQLYRHGKAYRFIFGFSAVSVMYLVIVIAVQVHAWQIYYSKKLLDQWFTTTQEKKKK